From one Burkholderiales bacterium genomic stretch:
- the ispC gene encoding 1-deoxy-D-xylulose-5-phosphate reductoisomerase, producing MSERQNLAILGSTGSVGMSTLDVVSRHPDRFRVFALAANRDVERLFAQCVQFEPAFAALADAGAARRLRERVSAAGLSCEVMDGPQAIETLAAHPRIDTVMAAIVGAIGLRPTLAAARAGKKLLLANKEALVMAGRLLIGAARTSKALLLPIDSEHNAIFQALPAGYSGDPQAHGVRRLLLTASGGPFRLTPVAQLASVTPEQACAHPKWIMGRKISVDSATLMNKGLEVIEAHYLFDAQPEQIEVLIHPESVVHSLVEYVDGSVIAQLGNPDMRTPIAHALAYPERIDNGVRPLDLCAIAALHFEQPDTARFPCLRLAYEALRAGGAAPVYLNAANEIAVENFLERRLPYQHIPRLVQEVLSALPNEPLSDLDAVLRADSRAREAAGQRLEALIH from the coding sequence ATGAGCGAGCGGCAGAATCTGGCCATTCTAGGGTCGACGGGCAGCGTGGGCATGAGCACGCTCGACGTGGTGTCGCGCCATCCGGACCGCTTCCGCGTTTTCGCGCTGGCCGCCAATCGCGACGTGGAGCGCCTGTTCGCGCAATGCGTGCAGTTCGAGCCTGCGTTTGCGGCCCTGGCCGACGCCGGCGCGGCGCGCCGATTGCGCGAGCGCGTGAGCGCTGCCGGCCTGTCTTGCGAGGTGATGGACGGCCCGCAGGCGATCGAGACGCTTGCGGCGCATCCCCGCATCGACACCGTGATGGCCGCCATCGTCGGCGCGATCGGCCTGCGCCCGACGCTGGCGGCGGCGCGGGCCGGAAAGAAGCTGCTGCTGGCAAACAAAGAGGCGCTGGTCATGGCGGGGCGGCTGCTGATCGGCGCGGCGCGCACGAGCAAAGCCCTGCTGCTGCCCATCGACAGCGAGCACAACGCAATCTTCCAGGCGCTGCCTGCCGGCTATTCGGGCGATCCGCAAGCCCACGGCGTGCGGCGCTTGCTGCTCACGGCTTCGGGAGGCCCGTTTCGCCTGACTCCCGTCGCGCAGCTCGCCTCGGTCACGCCCGAGCAGGCCTGCGCGCACCCGAAGTGGATCATGGGGCGGAAGATTTCCGTGGACTCTGCCACGCTGATGAACAAGGGACTGGAAGTGATCGAGGCGCACTATCTGTTCGACGCGCAACCCGAGCAGATCGAAGTGCTCATCCACCCGGAGAGCGTGGTGCACTCCCTGGTCGAATACGTCGACGGCTCGGTCATCGCGCAGCTCGGCAATCCGGACATGCGCACGCCAATCGCACATGCGCTGGCCTATCCCGAGCGTATCGACAACGGCGTGCGGCCACTCGATCTTTGCGCGATCGCGGCGCTGCATTTCGAGCAACCGGACACGGCGCGCTTTCCTTGTCTGCGTCTGGCCTACGAGGCGCTGCGCGCCGGCGGCGCGGCGCCGGTGTATCTGAACGCCGCCAACGAGATCGCCGTGGAGAACTTTCTGGAACGGCGCCTGCCGTATCAGCACATTCCCCGTCTGGTGCAAGAGGTGCTGAGCGCGCTGCCCAACGAGCCCCTATCCGATCTCGATGCGGTCCTCCGGGCCGATTCGAGGGCACGCGAGGCCGCCGGGCAGCGGCTCGAAGCCTTGATCCACTGA
- the pyrH gene encoding UMP kinase: MKPAYKRILLKLSGEALMGGDAYGINRETIDRIVGEIKEVVELGVEVGVVIGGGNIFRGVAPAAAGMDRATADYIGMLATVMNALALQDAMRRVGLRSRVQSALNIEQVAEPYIRGKAMRYLEEGRVVIFAAGTGNPFFTTDTAAALRGMEMNVDVVIKATKVDGVYTDDPKTHPDAMRYKRLTFDEAIVKKLKVMDATALTLCRDQKLPVCVFSIFKAGALKRVVQGEDEGTLVHS; encoded by the coding sequence ATGAAGCCCGCCTACAAGCGCATCCTGCTCAAGCTCTCGGGCGAGGCCCTCATGGGCGGCGATGCCTACGGAATCAACAGGGAGACCATCGATCGCATCGTCGGCGAGATCAAGGAGGTGGTCGAGCTGGGAGTCGAAGTGGGCGTGGTGATCGGCGGCGGCAACATCTTTCGCGGCGTGGCGCCCGCGGCGGCCGGGATGGACCGCGCGACTGCCGATTACATCGGCATGCTCGCCACGGTCATGAACGCCCTGGCGCTACAGGATGCGATGCGGCGGGTCGGTTTGAGGAGCCGGGTGCAGTCGGCGCTCAACATCGAACAGGTCGCCGAACCCTACATCCGCGGCAAGGCGATGCGCTACCTGGAAGAAGGCCGGGTGGTCATCTTCGCGGCCGGCACCGGCAATCCGTTCTTCACCACCGACACCGCGGCGGCGTTGCGCGGGATGGAGATGAACGTCGATGTCGTGATCAAGGCGACCAAGGTGGACGGAGTCTACACCGACGATCCCAAGACCCATCCCGACGCCATGCGCTACAAACGGCTGACATTCGACGAGGCCATCGTCAAGAAGCTCAAGGTCATGGACGCAACCGCGCTCACGCTGTGCCGCGACCAGAAGCTGCCGGTCTGCGTCTTCAGCATCTTCAAGGCGGGTGCGCTCAAACGCGTCGTCCAGGGCGAGGACGAAGGCACACTGGTCCATAGCTGA
- the uppS gene encoding polyprenyl diphosphate synthase: MNFESSTISVPQAGPVPRHIAIIMDGNGRWARQRFLPRAAGHRRGLEAVRVITRACVERGVGFLTLFAFSSENWRRPKEEVSFLMDLFVMALEQEVAKLHENNIRLRIVGDLGSFEPRLVRLIRQAEALTAGNSGLTLTIAANYGGRWDILQAVNRMVRKLPERTGGYREADLAPFLSMSYAPEPDLFIRTGGEQRVSNFLLWQLAYTEFYFTDELWPDFDAKSLARAIESYRQRERRFGRTSEQLASAQEAAQGSAQPRLA, from the coding sequence ATGAACTTCGAATCCTCAACCATTTCCGTTCCGCAGGCCGGGCCGGTGCCGCGTCACATCGCCATCATCATGGACGGCAACGGGCGCTGGGCTAGGCAGCGGTTTCTGCCGCGCGCGGCCGGTCATCGCCGCGGGCTGGAGGCGGTGCGGGTCATCACCCGCGCCTGCGTCGAACGCGGCGTCGGGTTCCTGACACTGTTCGCGTTCTCCAGCGAAAACTGGCGCCGGCCGAAGGAAGAAGTGTCCTTTCTGATGGACCTGTTCGTCATGGCCCTGGAGCAGGAGGTCGCCAAGCTGCACGAGAACAACATCCGGCTGCGGATCGTCGGCGACTTGGGCAGCTTCGAGCCGCGCCTCGTGCGTCTGATCCGCCAGGCGGAAGCCTTGACCGCGGGCAACAGCGGCTTGACTCTGACCATCGCCGCCAACTATGGCGGGCGCTGGGATATCCTGCAGGCAGTCAACCGCATGGTACGCAAGCTGCCGGAACGCACCGGTGGTTACCGGGAGGCCGACCTTGCGCCGTTCCTGTCGATGAGTTATGCCCCAGAACCGGACCTGTTCATCCGCACCGGCGGCGAGCAGCGCGTGAGCAATTTCCTCTTGTGGCAGCTCGCCTACACCGAGTTTTACTTCACCGATGAGCTCTGGCCCGACTTCGATGCCAAATCGCTGGCGCGGGCGATCGAGTCGTACCGCCAGCGCGAGCGTCGGTTCGGCCGGACCAGCGAACAGCTGGCGAGCGCCCAGGAGGCGGCGCAAGGCTCCGCGCAGCCGCGCTTGGCTTGA
- the frr gene encoding ribosome recycling factor gives MTLSEVKKSAEQKMQKSLEALKADLGKVRTGRAHAGLLDHIQVDYYGTPTPLNQVAAVSVMDARTLSVQPWEKKMLPVIEKAIRDSDLGLNPSTMGEAVRVPMPPLTEERRKELIKVVRHEAENARVAVRNVRRDAIHQLKEMLKAKQVSEDEERRAQEEIQKLTDRYVAEVDKTLAAKEKDLMAV, from the coding sequence ATGACGCTCTCGGAGGTGAAGAAATCGGCGGAACAGAAGATGCAGAAGAGCCTGGAGGCGCTGAAGGCCGATCTGGGCAAGGTGCGCACCGGGCGCGCCCATGCCGGCCTGCTCGATCACATCCAGGTCGACTATTACGGCACGCCCACGCCGCTGAACCAGGTGGCGGCGGTCAGCGTCATGGACGCGCGCACGCTGAGCGTGCAGCCGTGGGAGAAGAAGATGTTGCCGGTCATCGAGAAGGCGATCCGCGATTCCGATCTCGGCCTGAATCCGTCCACAATGGGCGAGGCGGTGCGCGTGCCGATGCCGCCCTTGACCGAAGAGCGGCGCAAGGAATTGATCAAGGTCGTCAGGCACGAGGCCGAGAACGCACGGGTGGCGGTGCGCAACGTCAGGCGCGACGCCATTCATCAGTTGAAGGAAATGCTGAAGGCCAAGCAGGTTTCCGAAGACGAAGAGCGCCGAGCCCAGGAGGAGATCCAGAAACTGACCGACCGCTATGTCGCCGAGGTGGACAAGACGCTGGCGGCCAAGGAAAAGGACCTGATGGCGGTGTAG
- a CDS encoding phosphatidate cytidylyltransferase — protein MLRERLITVAVLLPLLLGLMFFAPNPVWTAAIGVAVVLAAVEWARLCALPGIGQALFAALVAISGTALFVAGALPAWRGASHTAWQAVLGLAVVFWAAAVPCWLYFGWRIRQRALLLLAGWMVLVPAWLATSAMQKTPLVLFLTLCVIWLADTAAYFVGRRFGRRKLAPAISPGKTIEGLVGAYAAVLLYVMLIAIFPLAGAPLGEKAALVVFAMVLTTLSVAGDLFESWIKRQAGAKDSGHLLPGHGGVLDRIDSVTAAMPFAALYLLHARP, from the coding sequence ATGTTGAGGGAACGCCTCATCACGGTCGCAGTGCTCCTGCCCCTGCTGCTGGGCCTGATGTTCTTCGCGCCCAACCCGGTCTGGACCGCAGCCATCGGCGTTGCGGTCGTGCTCGCTGCCGTGGAATGGGCGCGGCTGTGCGCGCTGCCCGGGATCGGCCAGGCGCTGTTCGCGGCGCTCGTGGCGATCAGTGGGACGGCGCTGTTCGTCGCCGGCGCGCTTCCCGCGTGGCGCGGGGCGAGCCACACTGCCTGGCAAGCGGTGCTGGGACTCGCGGTCGTGTTCTGGGCGGCGGCGGTTCCCTGCTGGCTGTACTTCGGCTGGCGCATCCGGCAGCGCGCGCTGCTGCTGCTGGCCGGGTGGATGGTGCTGGTTCCGGCCTGGCTCGCCACCAGCGCCATGCAGAAGACGCCGCTGGTGCTCTTCCTCACCCTGTGCGTGATCTGGCTCGCCGACACGGCGGCCTACTTCGTCGGCCGGCGCTTCGGACGCCGTAAACTCGCGCCTGCAATCAGCCCCGGCAAGACGATCGAAGGCTTGGTCGGCGCCTATGCCGCGGTCCTCCTCTATGTCATGCTGATCGCGATTTTTCCGCTGGCCGGCGCGCCGCTTGGAGAGAAGGCGGCCCTGGTCGTCTTCGCCATGGTGCTTACCACGCTTTCGGTCGCCGGTGACCTGTTCGAGTCGTGGATCAAGCGCCAGGCCGGCGCAAAAGACAGCGGCCATCTGCTTCCCGGCCATGGCGGCGTGCTCGATCGCATCGACAGCGTGACCGCCGCGATGCCCTTCGCAGCGCTGTACCTGCTGCACGCCAGGCCATGA
- the rpsB gene encoding 30S ribosomal protein S2, with the protein MSITMRQMLEAGVHFGHQTRYWNPRMAPYIFGHRNKIHIINLEKTLAQYLEAVKFVRQLASNKGTVLFVGTKRQARDIIREEAQRCSSPYVDYRWLGGMLTNFKTVKQSIKRLRDMDQMVQDGSLEKMSKKEALTFQRELAKLERSLGGIKEMNSLPDAMFVVDVGYHRIAVTEANKLGIPVVGVVDTNHSPEGVDYVIPGNDDASRAVRLYARGIADAILEGRSQVIREISGDEFVEVDSSEEQAQA; encoded by the coding sequence ATGTCCATCACGATGCGTCAGATGCTCGAAGCCGGGGTGCATTTCGGGCATCAAACCCGCTACTGGAACCCCAGGATGGCCCCGTACATCTTCGGCCATCGCAACAAGATTCACATCATCAACCTCGAAAAGACCCTCGCGCAGTACCTGGAGGCGGTGAAGTTCGTCCGTCAGCTGGCTTCGAACAAGGGAACGGTGCTCTTCGTGGGGACCAAACGCCAGGCGCGCGACATCATCCGCGAGGAAGCACAGCGCTGCAGCTCGCCCTATGTCGACTACCGCTGGCTGGGCGGGATGCTCACCAACTTCAAGACCGTGAAGCAGTCGATCAAGCGGCTGCGCGACATGGACCAGATGGTGCAGGACGGCTCGCTGGAAAAGATGTCGAAGAAGGAAGCATTGACCTTCCAGCGCGAGCTGGCCAAGCTCGAGCGCAGCCTGGGCGGCATCAAGGAAATGAACAGCCTGCCCGACGCGATGTTCGTGGTCGACGTGGGCTATCACCGGATCGCGGTGACCGAGGCCAACAAGCTCGGCATTCCGGTGGTGGGCGTGGTCGACACCAATCACTCGCCCGAGGGCGTGGACTATGTGATTCCGGGCAACGACGACGCGAGCCGCGCCGTCCGGCTCTACGCCCGCGGAATCGCGGATGCGATTCTGGAAGGCCGCTCGCAGGTGATCCGCGAGATCTCGGGTGATGAATTCGTGGAGGTGGACAGCTCGGAAGAGCAGGCACAGGCCTGA
- the bamA gene encoding outer membrane protein assembly factor BamA, whose amino-acid sequence MTIRPLPLALIALFYCSTALGFEPFEVRDIRVEGIQRTEAGTVFSYLPIKVGDKVTPERASAAVKALFATGFFKDVRLEADGDVLVVIVEERPAIAQIDVIGSKEFDKDKLKEALKQIGLAESRIFDRALLDRAEQELKNQYIARGKYGVQITTTVTPLERNRVALSFTISEGRVAKIRQIRFVGNEVFSDRTLRKQLTLRTPGLLTWYSKNDQYSKPKLQADLETLRSFYLNQGYLEFSIDSTQVSISPDKQDIFITINLTEGGKYRVADVKLAGELIVAEEELRRLVRLRKGEVFSRERLTETTKLIGDRLGNEGYAFAQVNAVPEINREKGEASFTLYVDPGRRIYVRRINISGNTNTRDEVIRRELRQMESAWYSTEKLNRSRQRVDKLGFFSDVQIETPAVPGVADQVDVNIKVTERATGNLTLGVGYSTAEKVVLSAGISQQNIFGTGNALSLQINTGSINQTYALSYTNPYFTDDGVSRGFDVYRRDTDVSSLSISSYNTSTLGLGLRFGVPVTEYDTINYGLAYEQTKIGILEDTPQRFVDFVNTFGETTDNYLGTAGWARDQRDSIIYTTRGRYQRLQAEVGLPGADLTYYRLTYQHQWYYPLTQNLTLLLNGQIGYAEGYDDKPLPFFKNFYAGGVHSVRGYATATIGPKDSNGDAIGGKRQLIGNFELLFPFPGLEKDKSVRLSAFVDAGLAGEKYDTNELRYSTGLAFSWYSPVGPLKLSFGRPINPKPDDKQERVQFTLGTLF is encoded by the coding sequence ATGACAATAAGGCCACTGCCGCTCGCGCTCATCGCCCTTTTCTACTGCTCCACCGCTCTCGGATTCGAACCTTTCGAAGTGCGCGACATCCGCGTCGAGGGCATTCAGCGCACCGAAGCGGGCACGGTGTTCAGCTATCTGCCCATCAAGGTCGGCGACAAGGTCACGCCGGAACGGGCTTCCGCCGCGGTGAAGGCGCTGTTCGCCACCGGCTTCTTCAAGGACGTGCGGCTGGAGGCCGACGGCGACGTGTTGGTCGTGATCGTGGAAGAGCGGCCCGCGATCGCGCAGATCGACGTGATCGGCTCCAAGGAATTCGACAAGGACAAGCTGAAGGAGGCGCTCAAGCAGATCGGGCTCGCCGAGTCGCGCATCTTCGACCGCGCGCTGCTGGATCGCGCGGAGCAGGAGCTGAAGAACCAGTATATCGCGCGCGGCAAGTACGGCGTGCAGATCACCACCACCGTCACGCCGCTCGAGCGCAACCGTGTGGCGCTCAGCTTCACCATTTCCGAAGGCCGGGTCGCCAAGATCCGCCAGATCCGGTTCGTCGGCAACGAAGTGTTCAGCGACCGCACGCTGCGCAAGCAACTGACCTTGCGCACGCCCGGGCTGCTCACGTGGTACAGCAAGAACGATCAGTACTCCAAGCCGAAACTGCAGGCGGATCTCGAGACGCTGCGCTCGTTCTACCTCAACCAGGGATATCTGGAGTTCTCGATCGATTCCACCCAGGTGTCGATCTCGCCGGACAAGCAGGACATCTTCATCACCATCAATCTCACCGAGGGCGGCAAGTACCGCGTGGCCGACGTGAAGCTGGCGGGCGAGCTGATCGTTGCGGAAGAGGAACTGCGCCGCCTGGTCCGGCTCAGGAAGGGGGAAGTCTTTTCGCGGGAGAGACTGACCGAAACGACCAAGCTCATCGGGGACCGGCTGGGCAACGAAGGCTACGCCTTCGCCCAAGTCAACGCGGTGCCCGAGATCAACCGCGAAAAGGGCGAGGCGTCCTTCACGCTCTACGTCGACCCCGGCCGCCGGATTTACGTCCGGCGGATCAACATCTCCGGCAACACCAATACCCGGGACGAAGTGATCCGGCGCGAGCTGCGCCAGATGGAAAGCGCGTGGTATTCCACGGAGAAGCTGAACCGCTCGCGCCAGCGGGTCGACAAGCTGGGATTCTTTTCCGACGTCCAGATCGAAACGCCGGCCGTACCCGGAGTCGCGGACCAGGTCGACGTCAACATCAAGGTTACCGAACGGGCCACCGGCAATCTGACGCTGGGCGTGGGCTATTCCACGGCGGAGAAGGTGGTGCTTTCCGCGGGCATCTCGCAGCAGAACATCTTCGGCACCGGCAACGCGCTGTCCCTGCAGATCAATACCGGGAGCATCAACCAGACCTACGCGCTTTCCTACACCAATCCCTATTTCACCGACGACGGCGTGAGCCGCGGCTTCGACGTCTATCGCCGCGACACCGACGTTTCCAGCCTTTCAATCTCCAGCTACAACACCTCCACCCTGGGGTTGGGACTGCGATTCGGAGTGCCGGTGACCGAGTACGACACCATCAACTACGGGCTGGCCTACGAGCAGACGAAGATCGGCATCCTGGAGGACACGCCTCAGCGCTTCGTCGACTTCGTCAACACATTCGGGGAGACAACCGACAACTACCTCGGCACGGCCGGCTGGGCGCGCGATCAGCGCGACAGCATCATCTACACCACGCGCGGCCGCTATCAGCGCCTTCAGGCCGAGGTCGGTCTGCCCGGCGCAGACCTGACCTACTACCGTCTGACTTATCAGCATCAGTGGTATTATCCGCTCACGCAAAACCTGACGCTCTTGCTGAACGGCCAGATCGGTTACGCCGAAGGTTACGACGACAAGCCGCTTCCGTTCTTCAAGAATTTCTACGCAGGTGGAGTGCATTCGGTGCGCGGCTACGCAACGGCGACCATCGGACCGAAGGACAGCAACGGGGATGCGATCGGCGGCAAGCGGCAGCTGATCGGCAATTTCGAATTGCTGTTTCCCTTTCCCGGGTTGGAGAAGGACAAATCGGTCCGGCTGTCCGCGTTCGTCGATGCCGGCCTCGCCGGGGAGAAGTACGACACCAACGAGTTGCGCTACTCGACGGGTCTTGCCTTCAGCTGGTATTCACCCGTCGGACCGCTGAAGCTAAGCTTCGGGCGGCCGATCAACCCCAAACCGGATGACAAGCAGGAACGAGTGCAGTTCACGCTCGGGACGCTGTTCTGA
- the rseP gene encoding RIP metalloprotease RseP, which yields MLSTIAAFLVALGVLIVFHELGHYLIARLCGVRVLRFSIGFGTPLWSRRFGADRTEWVIAAFPLGGYVKMLDEREGPVAAEERHRAFNVQPVAKRVAIVAAGPLANFLLAVFLYWALFLHGVPGVKPVVGEPLPGTPAASARLQPGDLIAKVGDRPVATWQDLRWELLDHALRRATVPLEVHRADGHIRFARLDLAGIGAEDIDSDLLEAIGLTRFNPPIQPVLGRLTQDGAARRDGLREGDRVLEIDGRAVGQWEEVVAAVRGAPGRPLRLTVERDGRALDIRVTPDLAVEGQATIGRIGAAPRIDEKEFEWLLTEVRYGPLEAARKAVARMGEVSLFTLKMLGRMIVGDVSLKNLSGPITIADYAGQSAQLGWLAYLNFLALISISLGVLNLLPVPVLDGGHLMYYLVEIIKGSPVSQRALEVGQQVGIVLLFGLMAFALYNDINRLLGG from the coding sequence ATGCTTTCGACCATTGCCGCCTTCCTCGTCGCCCTCGGGGTGCTTATCGTCTTTCACGAGCTGGGCCACTACCTGATCGCCCGGCTCTGCGGCGTCAGGGTCCTGCGCTTCTCCATCGGGTTTGGCACGCCGCTGTGGTCGAGAAGGTTCGGCGCGGACCGCACGGAATGGGTCATCGCCGCCTTTCCGCTTGGCGGCTACGTGAAGATGCTCGACGAGCGCGAGGGCCCGGTGGCTGCCGAGGAGCGCCATCGGGCGTTCAACGTCCAGCCGGTGGCCAAGCGCGTGGCGATCGTCGCCGCCGGCCCGCTGGCCAACTTTCTTCTCGCGGTGTTCCTGTACTGGGCGCTGTTTCTGCACGGCGTTCCGGGTGTCAAACCGGTGGTCGGCGAGCCTCTGCCCGGTACGCCGGCGGCGAGCGCCCGACTGCAGCCAGGAGATCTGATCGCCAAGGTCGGCGATCGGCCGGTCGCAACCTGGCAGGACCTGCGCTGGGAGCTTCTGGATCATGCGTTACGGCGGGCGACGGTCCCGCTGGAAGTCCATCGCGCAGATGGCCACATCCGCTTTGCGCGCCTCGATCTGGCGGGCATCGGCGCGGAGGACATCGACTCCGATCTGCTGGAGGCGATCGGGCTCACGCGCTTCAATCCGCCGATCCAGCCGGTGCTGGGCCGCCTGACACAGGACGGCGCGGCGCGGCGCGACGGACTGCGGGAAGGAGACCGCGTGCTGGAAATCGATGGTCGCGCGGTCGGGCAGTGGGAGGAGGTGGTGGCCGCGGTGCGCGGCGCGCCCGGCCGGCCGCTGCGGCTGACGGTGGAGCGCGACGGCCGCGCGCTCGACATCCGCGTCACGCCCGACCTCGCCGTCGAAGGACAGGCCACGATCGGCCGCATCGGAGCCGCGCCGCGCATCGACGAGAAGGAGTTCGAGTGGCTGCTGACCGAAGTCCGGTACGGACCGCTCGAGGCTGCGCGGAAGGCGGTGGCACGCATGGGCGAGGTGTCGCTTTTCACCCTGAAGATGCTGGGCCGCATGATCGTGGGAGACGTCTCGCTGAAGAACCTCTCCGGTCCGATCACGATCGCGGACTATGCCGGGCAGTCCGCGCAACTGGGCTGGCTCGCGTACCTTAATTTCCTGGCGCTCATCAGCATCAGCCTCGGCGTGCTCAACCTGCTGCCGGTTCCGGTCCTCGACGGGGGGCACCTCATGTACTATCTGGTCGAGATCATCAAAGGCAGCCCGGTGTCGCAGCGGGCACTGGAAGTCGGCCAGCAGGTGGGCATCGTTCTGCTCTTCGGCTTGATGGCGTTCGCGCTCTATAACGACATAAATCGCCTGCTCGGCGGCTGA
- the tsf gene encoding translation elongation factor Ts: MAEISASMVKELRERTGLGMMECKKALEEAGGDLKKAEDLLRIRSGAKASKVAGRIAAEGAVAAFVAADGSSGALVEVNCETDFVAKDASFSAFAAAVARTAAATNAGTVEVLAQQKLASGETVEEARRALIMKLGENISVRRVALQRAQGRLAHYLHGNRIGVLVDFSGGDEALGKDLAMHIAASRPIAVSRDQVPAENVAREREIAAARARESGKPANIVDKIVEGSVQKYLAEVTLLGQPFVKDDKITIDKLLAAKGAKVHGFSLFVVGEGIEKKQTDFAAEVQAQAAQAR, translated from the coding sequence ATGGCGGAAATCAGCGCGAGCATGGTGAAGGAACTCCGCGAGCGCACGGGGCTTGGCATGATGGAGTGTAAGAAGGCGCTGGAAGAGGCGGGCGGCGACCTGAAGAAGGCCGAAGACCTGCTGCGCATCCGCAGCGGTGCCAAGGCGAGCAAGGTGGCGGGGCGCATCGCGGCCGAAGGCGCGGTGGCGGCGTTCGTCGCGGCCGACGGCAGCAGCGGGGCGCTGGTCGAAGTGAACTGCGAAACCGACTTTGTGGCCAAGGACGCGAGCTTCTCCGCGTTCGCCGCCGCGGTCGCCCGGACCGCGGCCGCGACGAACGCCGGCACGGTCGAGGTGCTGGCACAGCAAAAACTCGCCTCGGGCGAGACGGTCGAGGAAGCGCGGCGTGCGCTCATCATGAAGCTCGGCGAGAACATCAGCGTGCGCCGGGTCGCCTTGCAGCGCGCGCAGGGCAGGCTGGCCCATTATCTGCACGGCAACCGGATCGGCGTGCTGGTGGACTTCAGCGGCGGAGACGAGGCGCTGGGCAAGGACCTCGCGATGCATATCGCGGCCTCCAGGCCCATCGCGGTATCCCGGGATCAGGTTCCCGCCGAAAACGTCGCGCGCGAGCGCGAGATCGCCGCGGCGCGGGCGCGGGAGTCGGGCAAGCCGGCCAATATCGTCGACAAGATCGTGGAGGGCAGCGTTCAGAAGTACCTGGCGGAGGTCACGTTGCTGGGCCAGCCCTTCGTCAAGGACGACAAGATCACGATCGACAAACTGCTCGCCGCAAAGGGGGCAAAGGTGCACGGCTTTTCCCTGTTCGTCGTCGGCGAGGGCATCGAGAAGAAGCAGACCGATTTCGCCGCCGAGGTTCAGGCCCAGGCGGCGCAGGCGCGCTGA